In the Mesorhizobium sp. M1D.F.Ca.ET.043.01.1.1 genome, GGCCATGCGTCCAGGCGATCCCACGCCTGTCCCAGCGGGCCGGCAATCGCCAGCTCGACATCGCCACTCTTCAGCGCGTCGATGACGGCAGCCGGCGAGCCACGGTTGATCTTGAGGTGCGCGCCAGGATAGGCCCGGAACAGCTCCGTGAAGGGCGAGACCAGCAGGGCAGTATTGATACTGTTGGAAATGGTGACGTTGAGCGGCGCGACGTCGCTGCTTTGCACCGCCTTTGCCAGCGATTTGGCGGAAGTGGCGGCGTCGTAGCACTGTTGCAGCAGCGGCAGCATGCGACGCCCAAGCTCGGTCAGGTGAGAATGCTGGCGCTCGCGCCGAAGGAGCTCTCCACCCAGTTCCTCCTCGAGCGTCTTGATGGCACGGGTCAGCGCTGGCTGCGTGACATTGCATTCCTCGGCCGCCCTGGTGAAGTTCAGCGTGTTGGACAGGGCCAGGAAATAGCGGACCTGCTGCATCTCCATGTAATTTCGCCCCCTCAGCGAAAATGGTCCATCAGCGACCACGCATGTTGGCAGGCTAACGCAATCGAGCGATTTCGGCAAAGCATGGCCAGTCCGAAATGTGCCATGCAGCGGCCAGCCACCTGGAATCCAGCTTGCAGGCCGGGTATTTGTCTGACATGATTTAACACTTCCTAATGTTGCACTTGGCGATTGGGGCATAGTGATGGCTAAGGAATCTTCGAGTGCCGCTGCTTCAGCAAGCAAAGCGGACGCAAATCTGATAGGTAATCCAGAGGGAAACGGACTGAACTTCATGGCCGCCCAGGCACGCGAGGGCGGGGCAGGCGGTGACGCTCCAGGTGTCGACAAGATACGCGATCTTTTGTTCGGCAACCAGATGCAGGACTATGATCGCCGCTTCTCCAAGCTTGAGGAGCGGTTCCTGCAGCGCTTCAAGGATGTCGAATCCGAAGCCAAGCGCAATCTTGAAACCTACGAGTCGAATGCGAAGAAGCAGGTTGACTCGCTGGCGACGCAGTTGCGCAACGAAAAAGATGCGCGAGCCGAGGCTGACAAGGAGATCGACCGCAATCTTCGCGATCAGAATCAGGCGCTCGAAAAGCAGGTGCGCGCGTTGTCTGATCAATTGAGCGAGCTCGAGCGCGAAATAGCGGATCGCATGAACAGAAGCGACCATTTGCTGCGCGAGGAAATCAAGCAGAAGAACGAAAGCGCTCAATTGCTGATGGAGAAGATTTTTTCCGATCTCAGCAACGTCAAGACCGACCGGAATCTTTTGGCCGGCCTGTTTGTCGAGGTCGCGAAGTGTCTCAATCAGGATCCCGTCGGCAGCAAGGGCAATTCGGAGCGTGGCTGGAAAGTGAGTTGATCGGAACTTGACGTCGAGCGTCGAACCAATCAGCCTACCTCAAAGACGAGCTTCGAACGATACCGAGATTGATCGCGAGGCTTTGGCCCGCCTTTTGGTGGAAATTGCCCGGAACGTCGATCCGGACAACCATGCGCTTTACGAAGGAATTCCAGCCGCAGATCATCAACTGGAAACGCTTCGCCAGTTGCTCGTCGGCGGCGAGATCTCGGAACTTTCACGGGTTACGCACCTGCTCGACGAACCCGAGCAGCTTGCGGCCGCGGTGGGGAACGTTCTCCCCGACGCTACCGCGCGCGCGTCTCATGAGCAACTCGGCGAGGCCCTCGCGCCGGCTGTCGAGAGGGCCGCGCAGCGGTCCATCCAGAAGAATCCGCACACGCTGACGGATATATTGTATCCGGTGTTTCTGCCGGCCATTCGCAAGTCGATCGGCGAAAAGATCGACCAGACCTTCCAGTCGCTGAATGAATCTTTAAGGCATATATTCACCTGGCACGGACTGAAGTGGAGATTTGAGGCCTGGCGCACCGGCACAAGCTTCTCCGAGGTCGTTCTCAATCATTCTCTCGTCTACCGTGTTGAACATGTCTTTCTGATCAGCCGCAGTTCCGGGCTTCTGATCGCGCATGTAACGGCCGAAAACGCCACCAGCGAAGACCCTCAGCTCATTTCCTCGATGCTCAGCGCAATCCAGGATTTTGTGAGGGACTCGTTCAACGAGAAGGAACAGAGCGGCCTCGACACCATCCGGTTCGGGGAGCTTCGCCTCTGGTCGGAAGTCGGACCGTTCGCGACCTTGGTGGCGGTGATCCGGGGAAATCCGCCGGAGGAACTTCATGAAGTAATCCGCGATGCATTGCTTCGCATCCACGATGAATCCTCGCAGGCTTTGGAGCGGTTCGACGGTGACACGTCGCAGTTGCCCGGCGTGGAGACGCAGTTGCAGACCTGCGTCGAACTGCAGCATACGGATTCGAAAGAAGGATTTCCCTGGCTGGTGGTGACGGCGGCCCTGCTGATTTTGATAGCGGCAGGCGGCTGGTTCTTTCTCTCCTGGCAATCCGGACAGCGCTGGCAGGCCTATGTGTCGCGCCTGGCGGCCCAGCCTGGCATCGTCGTTGCCGAACAAAAGGTGCGCGGTGGCGAATTCTATATTGCCGGCCTGAGGGACCCGCTTGCCGCCGACCCGCAGTCGCTGTTGTCCGGAACTGAGGTCGATCCCGCGCGCGTTCACGCGAGCTGGCAATTCTACCAGAGCCTCGAGCCGGAGTTCGTGCTGAAGCGGCTGACGGCGTCACTGGCCCCGCCGGAGTCGGTGCGGCTTTCGGTCGTCGATGGCCGCATCGTCGCCGAGGGCGAGGCAACCACCGCGTGGATCAACCGGGCGCGAGCCGCCGCCCAGCAGCTTTCGGCAGGCGGACCGGTATTCGATATCGCCGGGGTCCGCGATGTGAGCCCCGAGGAGCGCTGGCAGGCCTATGTGTCGCGGCTGCAGACTCAGCCCGGCATCATCGTTGCCGAACAGAATGTGCGCGATGGCCAGTTCTATATTGCCGGCCTGAGGGACCCGCTCGCCGCCGACCCGCAGTCGCTGTTGTCCGGAACGCAGGTCGATCCCGCGCGCGTTCATTCAACCTGGCAGTTCTACCAGAGCCTTGAGCCGCAGTTCGTGCTGAAGCGGCTGACGGCGTCGCTGGCGCCGCCGGATTCTGTGCGGCTTTCAGTCGTCAATGGTCGCATCGTTGCCGCGGGTGAGGCCACCACCGCGTGGATCAACCGGGCGCGGGCCGCCGCCCAGCAGCTTTCAGCCGGCGGACCGGTCTTCGACATCTCCGGGGTCCGTGACGTGAGTCCCGAGGAGCGCTGGCAGGCCTATGTGGCGCGTCTGCAGACTCAGCCCGGCATCATCGTCGCCCAGCAGAACGTGCGCGACGGCCAATTCTATATTGCCGGCCTGAGAGACCCGCTTGCCGCCGACCCGCAGTCGCTGCTGTCGGGAACCGAGCTCGATCCCGCGCGCGTTCATTCAACCTGGCAGTTCTACCAGAGCCTTGAGCCGCAGTTCGTGCTGAAGCGGCTGACGGCGTCGCTGTATCCGCCGGATACAGTACGACTTTCGATCGTCAAGGACCGCATCGTTGCCGAGGGTGAGGCTCCCGACACCTGGATAGATCGAGCGCGTGCAGCAGCTCGACAGCTTTCAGCAGGCGGACCGGAGTTCGACATCTCCAAGGTTCGTGATGTTAGCCCCGATGCACGCGCGGCGGAGCATTGGCAGTATTATGTGTCGCGACTTGAGGCCCAGCCGGGAATCATCGTCGCTCAACAAACGGCGAGGGGCGGACATTTCTACATTTCCGGTCTGAGAGACCCTCTTGCCGTCGACCCGCAAGCTCTGCTGTCCGGAACGCAGGTTGATCCTGCCCGCGTTCATTCACAGTGGCAATTCTATCAGAGTCTTGATCCGAAGTTCGTGGTGAAGCGGCTGACGGCGTCGCTATCCCCGCCGAAATCGGTTCGGCTGTCGATCATCCAGGGCCGCATCGTTGTCGTGGGCGAGGCTCCTGCCGGCTGGATCGGCCGGGCGCAGGCCGCCGCCGAACAACTTTCGGCGGACGGAGTGGTTCTTGATGTCTCGCAGCTGCGCGAGCTGAACCTTGCAGAACTTAATCATTTGAGAGATTCCATCCAGACGACCGATATTTTCTTCTCTTCCGGGAGAGTTGTCCCGGGACCGGAGCAGACGCCGGCGCTCGACAGATTGGCTGATCAATTGAAGGAATTCGCCGAAAATGCCCGCAAGGCAGGCGTGACAGCGCGGTTTATGTTGACCGGCCATTCGGACACGACGGGCCGTGAGACGGCCAACGCGTCGATCAGCGCCGCCCGCGCCGAGACGGTTCGCGCGCTTCTCAACAAGCGCGGCGTCGCTCCGGAACTGCTGCTGGTTCGAGGCGCTGGCACCTTTGAGCCAGCGGTGCCCGAAAATGAAAATAGTCGAACTGGGAACTCCACCAATCGCCGGGTTTCGGTTACGGTGAACTTGGAGTAGTGCGGGGCCCAGGATGCTGCAAAAAAAGATCTGCATGTTGGGCGGGTTTGCTGTCGGCAAGACGAGCCTGGTGCGCAGGTTCGTCCAAAGCATCTTTTCAGATACCTACTTGACCACGGTGGGCGTGAAAATCGACAAGAAAAGCGTCGCGTTTCCGGACAAGACAGTGGACCTGATTTTGTGGGATCTGGCCGGCGAAGACGATATCGGCTCATTCCGCGTCAGCTATGTGCGCGGTGCGGCCGGGCTCGTGCTTGTCGTCGATGGAACCCGGCCCGCCACTCTCGCCGTGGCGCTCACGCTGCGTGAGCGGGCCGAGGCCGAATTCGGCACCATGCCGTTCGTATTGCTATTCAACAAATCCGATCTGGCCGATCGGTGGGCGATATCGGATGGCGAGATCGACGAACTGAAGCAACGTGGCTGGCAGATCTATCTGACAAGCGCGCTTTCGGGCGTACATGTCGACGATGCGTTTCGTCAGCTTGCTTCGATGGTCGCCAAGTAGACCATGGCCAGCGTGCCGAAAGAAGTCAGAAGCTGGATATACGATTTCTTCTATAATGAGCGTTCTGCCGCATATCTGAAAATTGACGCCCGGCAATGCATAGCCGCGAAGGGCGGCAACATTGAACATTACGGACTCTCGTCGCTTCGCGTCGGCAAGCCCGTCTCCGACCAGCTTGAGTTCATGGAAGGGCTGCTCCCTTGCCCGGAACTTCCATTTCACATGCCTATGATGGAACTGCCCGGCGGGCGTGTCGCGGACCTCCATCTCTTTGGCGACGGCAGCTCGGTGTGGCTGCTCTTTCTCGACGCCACTCCCGAACGCGACCACCAGCAGCGTCTTCAACAGAAGGCTTATGAAATGACGCTCCTGCAAGAGAGGGAGCGTCAACTCAATGCGAAACTGCAATCGACGAACGAGGCGTTGAGGGAGAGCCAGGAGGGTTTGTCGCGCGAATACAGGCGCGCCGAATCCCTTCTCCTCAACATTCTTCCGGCGTCGATCGCGGAGCGGTTGAAAGCGGACGAACAGATTGCGGACAGCCACGCAGAGGTGAGCGTGCTTTTTGCCGACATCGTCGGTTTTACGGAAAGGGCGCGCAACGTCGGAGCCGCGACGACGCTCGCTATCTTGAACTACTTCTTCAAGGCGGCGGATCTGCTCTCGGAACAATATGGTTGCGAAAAGATCAAGACCATCGGCGATTGTGTCATGGCGGTCGCCGGCCTGCCCGTCGCGCGATCCGATCATGCGGAAGCCCTTGCGCACTATGCGCTTGAGCTGCGGGAGACGGCGAGGCGCGAGCGCTTCGCAGGCGAACCGCTAAGCCTCAGGATTGGAATCCACTCCGGACCGATCGTGGCGGGCGTGATAGGCAAAAGGCGGTTTGTCTATGACCTGTGGGGCGACACCGTCAATCTCGCCGCGCGGATTCAAAAGGCCGCGGAGCCCGATGAAATCCGCATTTCGGATGCGACCCACGAATTGCTCGGCGCGGATTTTTCTTGCGACCCACTCGGGGAAACCGAATTGCGTGGAACAGGCCGCGTGCGAATGTGGCGGCTCCGGGCCTGACTTGGCGCCTGAAGCGCGTCGCGATCTTCAGATTCGCTGCATGCAAGCCACGCCCGACGCGGCGAATTCGCAACCTTACTCGGCGGCCGTCTCCGATGGCGCCTCTGCCGGCCCCGAAGGCTCGGCCTCGGCACCCGGCTTGCGCCATGAAAACAGCGACCTGAGCGTGACGTAGAACACGGGCGTCAGGAACAGGCCGACGAAGGTGACGCCGAGCATGCCGGAGAACACCGCGGTGCCGAGCGACTGGCGCATTTCTGCGCCCGGGCCCGTCGCGATCAGCAGCGGCACGACGCCGAGGATGAACGAGAAGGCGGTCATCAGAATCGGCCGCAGCCTGAGCCGGCAGGCTTCGACGGCAGCCTCGGCGGCCGACAGGCCGCGTTCCTGCGCCTGCCGCGCGAATTCGACGATCAGGATCGCGTTCTTGGCAGCAAGCCCGATCAGCACGATGAGGCCGATCTGCACGAGGATGTTGTTGTCGAGCCCCCGGAAAGACACGCCGAGCAACGCCGCGAGCACGCCGAGCGGCACCACAAGCACAATGGCGAACGGCAGCACCAAGCTCTCATATTGCGCCGCCAGCGCCAGGAACACGAACAGCACCGACAGTCCGAAGATATAGACAGCGGCATTGCCGGTGTTGCGCTCCTGATAGGCGAGCTCGGTCCATTCATAGGAGGTACCGTCCGGCAGCGTCTTTGCCGTGATCCCTTCCATCAATGCCAGCGCGTCGCCCGTGGAAACGCCGGGCGCGGCGTTGCCCTGCAGCGGCACCGAGACGTACATGTTGTAGCGCTGGACCAGTGCCGGGCCGGTGACGTCGCGGATCTCGATCAACGTGCCGAGCGGAACCAGCGCGCCGGCCGCCGAGCGCACCTTCAGTTTCAAGATATCGGCGCGATCGAGGCGGAACGCCTGGTCGGCCTGCGCCCGCACCTGGTAGACGCGCCCGAAAGCGTTGAAGTCGTTGACGTAGGCGGTGCCCAAATTGATCGACAGCGTCTCGAAGATGTTGGGGATCGGCACGTTCAGGATGCGCGCCTTGTCGCGATCGATCGCCAGGAAGAATTGCGGGCTCGACGCGGAGAATGTGGTGAACACGCCCGTCAGCCCCGGCGTCTTGTTGGCCTTGCCGGCGATTTCGTTGGCAAGCGCCAGGATCTGCCGCATGTCGGCGCTGTTGCGCTCCTGGATCTGCAGCTTGAAGCCGCCGGCATTGCCGACGCCGCGGATCGGAGGCGGCGGCAGTGCGATAATGAAGGCTTCCTTGATGCTTTGCAGGCTGCCGAACAGGTTGCCGATGACCTGGGTCGCCGACTGGCCGGCTTTCAGTCGCTCGTCAAACGGCTTGAACCTGGCGAAGATCACGCCCGCGTTGCTGGCGTTGGTGAAGGTCGCGCCGGAGAAGCCGGCGAAGGCGACTGCGTAGTCGACGCCTGGCGTTTTCTGGATGATCTGCGACGCCTGCTGGATGACCGCATCGGTCCTCGACAGCGAGGCGCCGTCCGGCAACTGGACGACGACGATCGCATAGCCCTGGTCGAGCGACGGAATGAAACCGCGCGGCACCGCCTGCACCATGTAGACCGTGGCATAGATGAGGGCCGCGAAAACGGCCAGCATGGCGGCGATCGTTATCCACGAGCCGACCAGCACGCGGACGATGCGCGAATACCAATGGGCGACCCTGTCAAAGCCGCGATTGAAGCCGTCGGCGAGCCCCCGTCCGAGCCGCGCCAGGAAAAAGCGCGGCATCGCCGCCGCGGCGTAGTGCGGCTTGAACAGCAGTGCGGCCAGCGCCGGCGAAAGCGTCAGCGAATTGAATGCCGAGATCGCCGTCGACACCGCGATGGTGATCGCAAACTGCAGGTAGAACTGCCCAGAAATGCCGGGGATGAAGGCCGTCGGTATGAACACGGCTATCAGCACCAGCGAGATCGCGATGACCGCCGTTCCGACTTCGTCCATGGTCAGGTGCGACGCCGGATTGGGCGCCAGCCCTGTGGCGATATTGCGCTCGACGTTCTCGACCACGACGATAGCATCGTCGACGACGATGCCGATCGCCAGAACGAGGCCGAACAGCGTCAGCATGTTGAGCGAGAAGCCGGCGGCGTAAAGCACCGCCAGCGTGCCAATCAGCGACACGGGGATGGCCACGATCGGCACGATCGCCATGCGCCACGATTGCAGGAAGACGATGATGACGATGATGACCAGCAGCATCGCCTCGAGGATCGTCTTGTAGACCTCCTGGATCGACTCGGCGACGAACTCGGTCGGGTTGTAGACGATGTCGTAGCTCAACCCTTTCGGGAAGTCGAGGGAAAGCTCCTTCATCTTGTCCTGGATTTCCGCGGCTGCGGCGAGCGCATTGGTGCCCGGCCGCTGGAAGATGGCGAGCGCCACCGCCGGTTTGCCGTTGAGATAGGAGTTGGTGACGTAATCCTTGGCGCCGAGCTCGATGCGCGCCACGTCCTGCAGCGAGATCAGGCGGCCGTCATCGGTCGATTTGACGATCACGTATCGGAAGTCGCGTGCGTCGTTGAAGCGGCCTTGCGTGGTGACCGTGTACTGGAACGCCGTGCCGGTGTTGGTCGGCGGCGCGCCGATCGAGCCGCCCGACACTTGCACGTTCTGGTCGCGCAGCGCCTGCACCACATCGCCCGAGGTCATGCCCAGGGCGGACAGTTTTTCCGGATCGAGCCAGATGCGCAGCGAATATTCGCGTTCGCCGAAGATGATGAGGTCGCCGACGCCGTCTAACCTGAGCAGTATGTCGCGCACCCGCGAGCGGGCGTAGTTCGAGACGTAGAGCTGGTCGTAGGTATTGTCGGGCGACAGCATGTGCACGACCATCATCAGGTCGGGCGAGCTCTTGATGGTGGTGATGCCGAGGCGGCGGACTTCCTCGGGCAGGCGCGGCTCGGCGACCGACACGCGGTTCTGCACCAGCACCTGCGCCTGATCGAGATCGGTGCCCAGCTTGAAGGTGATGGTCAGCGCCATCGCCCCGTCGCCCGACGAATAGGACGACATGTAGAGCATGCCCTCGACGCCGTTGATCTCCTGCTCGATCGGCGTTGCCACCGTCGCTGCGACCGTCTCGGCGTCGGCGCCCGGATACTGCGCGCGAACGACGATGGTCGGCGGGGCGATCTCGGGATATTGCGCGACCGGCAGCTGGGTATAAGCAATCCCGCCGAGGATCAGCAGGACGACCGAAACGACCGATGCGAAGATCGGACGGTCGACGAAGAAATGTGCGAACCTCATTGCTGCAACTCGGCGGTCTCGGCCCTGGGCGGCAACGTCACCATCTCGACCTTCACCTTGGTGCCCGGCCTGGCGTGCATGAGCCCGTTGACGATGATCGTCTCGTCGCCGGTCAGGCCCTCGCGGATCACCCTGTAGCCGTCGAGACGCGGGCCGGTGCGCACGGGCTTCGCCGATACCGTCCCGGCCTCGTCCACCAGGAACACGATGCGGCGATCCTGATCGGCGCCGATCGCCTCGTCGGGCACCAGCA is a window encoding:
- a CDS encoding adenylate/guanylate cyclase domain-containing protein translates to MASVPKEVRSWIYDFFYNERSAAYLKIDARQCIAAKGGNIEHYGLSSLRVGKPVSDQLEFMEGLLPCPELPFHMPMMELPGGRVADLHLFGDGSSVWLLFLDATPERDHQQRLQQKAYEMTLLQERERQLNAKLQSTNEALRESQEGLSREYRRAESLLLNILPASIAERLKADEQIADSHAEVSVLFADIVGFTERARNVGAATTLAILNYFFKAADLLSEQYGCEKIKTIGDCVMAVAGLPVARSDHAEALAHYALELRETARRERFAGEPLSLRIGIHSGPIVAGVIGKRRFVYDLWGDTVNLAARIQKAAEPDEIRISDATHELLGADFSCDPLGETELRGTGRVRMWRLRA
- a CDS encoding Rab family GTPase; translated protein: MLQKKICMLGGFAVGKTSLVRRFVQSIFSDTYLTTVGVKIDKKSVAFPDKTVDLILWDLAGEDDIGSFRVSYVRGAAGLVLVVDGTRPATLAVALTLRERAEAEFGTMPFVLLFNKSDLADRWAISDGEIDELKQRGWQIYLTSALSGVHVDDAFRQLASMVAK
- a CDS encoding OmpA family protein; this translates as MTSSVEPISLPQRRASNDTEIDREALARLLVEIARNVDPDNHALYEGIPAADHQLETLRQLLVGGEISELSRVTHLLDEPEQLAAAVGNVLPDATARASHEQLGEALAPAVERAAQRSIQKNPHTLTDILYPVFLPAIRKSIGEKIDQTFQSLNESLRHIFTWHGLKWRFEAWRTGTSFSEVVLNHSLVYRVEHVFLISRSSGLLIAHVTAENATSEDPQLISSMLSAIQDFVRDSFNEKEQSGLDTIRFGELRLWSEVGPFATLVAVIRGNPPEELHEVIRDALLRIHDESSQALERFDGDTSQLPGVETQLQTCVELQHTDSKEGFPWLVVTAALLILIAAGGWFFLSWQSGQRWQAYVSRLAAQPGIVVAEQKVRGGEFYIAGLRDPLAADPQSLLSGTEVDPARVHASWQFYQSLEPEFVLKRLTASLAPPESVRLSVVDGRIVAEGEATTAWINRARAAAQQLSAGGPVFDIAGVRDVSPEERWQAYVSRLQTQPGIIVAEQNVRDGQFYIAGLRDPLAADPQSLLSGTQVDPARVHSTWQFYQSLEPQFVLKRLTASLAPPDSVRLSVVNGRIVAAGEATTAWINRARAAAQQLSAGGPVFDISGVRDVSPEERWQAYVARLQTQPGIIVAQQNVRDGQFYIAGLRDPLAADPQSLLSGTELDPARVHSTWQFYQSLEPQFVLKRLTASLYPPDTVRLSIVKDRIVAEGEAPDTWIDRARAAARQLSAGGPEFDISKVRDVSPDARAAEHWQYYVSRLEAQPGIIVAQQTARGGHFYISGLRDPLAVDPQALLSGTQVDPARVHSQWQFYQSLDPKFVVKRLTASLSPPKSVRLSIIQGRIVVVGEAPAGWIGRAQAAAEQLSADGVVLDVSQLRELNLAELNHLRDSIQTTDIFFSSGRVVPGPEQTPALDRLADQLKEFAENARKAGVTARFMLTGHSDTTGRETANASISAARAETVRALLNKRGVAPELLLVRGAGTFEPAVPENENSRTGNSTNRRVSVTVNLE
- a CDS encoding multidrug efflux RND transporter permease subunit; protein product: MRFAHFFVDRPIFASVVSVVLLILGGIAYTQLPVAQYPEIAPPTIVVRAQYPGADAETVAATVATPIEQEINGVEGMLYMSSYSSGDGAMALTITFKLGTDLDQAQVLVQNRVSVAEPRLPEEVRRLGITTIKSSPDLMMVVHMLSPDNTYDQLYVSNYARSRVRDILLRLDGVGDLIIFGEREYSLRIWLDPEKLSALGMTSGDVVQALRDQNVQVSGGSIGAPPTNTGTAFQYTVTTQGRFNDARDFRYVIVKSTDDGRLISLQDVARIELGAKDYVTNSYLNGKPAVALAIFQRPGTNALAAAAEIQDKMKELSLDFPKGLSYDIVYNPTEFVAESIQEVYKTILEAMLLVIIVIIVFLQSWRMAIVPIVAIPVSLIGTLAVLYAAGFSLNMLTLFGLVLAIGIVVDDAIVVVENVERNIATGLAPNPASHLTMDEVGTAVIAISLVLIAVFIPTAFIPGISGQFYLQFAITIAVSTAISAFNSLTLSPALAALLFKPHYAAAAMPRFFLARLGRGLADGFNRGFDRVAHWYSRIVRVLVGSWITIAAMLAVFAALIYATVYMVQAVPRGFIPSLDQGYAIVVVQLPDGASLSRTDAVIQQASQIIQKTPGVDYAVAFAGFSGATFTNASNAGVIFARFKPFDERLKAGQSATQVIGNLFGSLQSIKEAFIIALPPPPIRGVGNAGGFKLQIQERNSADMRQILALANEIAGKANKTPGLTGVFTTFSASSPQFFLAIDRDKARILNVPIPNIFETLSINLGTAYVNDFNAFGRVYQVRAQADQAFRLDRADILKLKVRSAAGALVPLGTLIEIRDVTGPALVQRYNMYVSVPLQGNAAPGVSTGDALALMEGITAKTLPDGTSYEWTELAYQERNTGNAAVYIFGLSVLFVFLALAAQYESLVLPFAIVLVVPLGVLAALLGVSFRGLDNNILVQIGLIVLIGLAAKNAILIVEFARQAQERGLSAAEAAVEACRLRLRPILMTAFSFILGVVPLLIATGPGAEMRQSLGTAVFSGMLGVTFVGLFLTPVFYVTLRSLFSWRKPGAEAEPSGPAEAPSETAAE
- a CDS encoding LysR family transcriptional regulator yields the protein MEMQQVRYFLALSNTLNFTRAAEECNVTQPALTRAIKTLEEELGGELLRRERQHSHLTELGRRMLPLLQQCYDAATSAKSLAKAVQSSDVAPLNVTISNSINTALLVSPFTELFRAYPGAHLKINRGSPAAVIDALKSGDVELAIAGPLGQAWDRLDAWPLFQEGIELAVNSDHPLARRNEADVALTQLAAEPVLSRIDWETSEELSRRLSEKGLTPRTAHEVETDQDLLALLEANAGVGFVSLTAPRSPNTRRLKLRDLDISRIVSVYAVAGRHRSAVATTLLNLLRSADWSSFGVSEPA